In Danaus plexippus unplaced genomic scaffold, MEX_DaPlex mxdp_38, whole genome shotgun sequence, a single window of DNA contains:
- the LOC133320593 gene encoding DNA-binding protein HEXBP-like codes for MVGWVSARVVLLAARPRRCFRCFDTGHVAAKCQHPEDRSRRCFRCGTSGHKAAECEAAPNCFVCEAAGKTERAHVLGASGCVARPSLPGTTAESRRAPRKARTKKPKANGGGGAVPAPPAMELDA; via the coding sequence ATGGTCGGCTGGGTGTCGGCGAGGGTGGTGCTGCTGGCCGCGAGGCCTAGGCGCTGCTTCCGCTGTTTTGACACCGGCCACGTGGCGGCGAAGTGCCAGCACCCGGAGGACCGTAGCCGGAGATGTTTCCGGTGCGGGACTTCGGGTCACAAGGCGGCTGAGTGCGAGGCAGCGCCAAACTGCTTCGTGTGCGAGGCTGCCGGCAAAACAGAGAGGGCACACGTGCTGGGGGCAAGCGGCTGCGTTGCAAGGCCGTCTCTCCCCGGCACGACAGCCGAATCGAGAAGGGCGCCAAGGAAGGCCCGGACTAAAAAGCCCAAGGCCAATGGCGGAGGAGGGGCGGTTCCCGCCCCGCCTGCCATGGAATTGGACGCCTAG